The following are encoded together in the Periplaneta americana isolate PAMFEO1 chromosome 5, P.americana_PAMFEO1_priV1, whole genome shotgun sequence genome:
- the LOC138699512 gene encoding protein mono-ADP-ribosyltransferase PARP11-like, translated as MGSLFSSPEPQRQQSTSQSRSSSYMSPAQNQNYERQQQYILQQRLEEERRRQEQARNLREQERIRQEMEERRQRKIIPVSSRPLSRAVFQQPLAYNWSPMTTHSSFTKVTVQNNTQEYNEVVRLFKTTTQKRFKVTQIERIQNPYLLGCYLLKKSEMESQQIYSVEEMRLFHGTNKSNVQSICENNFNWRMHGGSTGNRFGKGVSFSPISYYASHYSDKNATEKVMFLVRVLVSNSCIGNGNMNIPPLIDNVYNLNNTLRCDTAQKSNGHVIVKFCDNEYYPEYLIHYTVGPVTERPTRVDYDAYDYDDDY; from the coding sequence ATGGGAAGTCTTTTTAGCTCACCAGAACCACAGAGACAACAATCAACTTCTCAATCAAGATCATCATCTTACATGTCACCTGCACAAAATCAAAACTATGAAAGGCAACAGCAATACATCTTACAACAGAGACTAGAAGAAGAGAGAAGGCGCCAAGAGCAAGCCAGAAACCTACGAGAACAAGAGAGAATAAGGCAAGAGATGGAAGAACGACGGCAACGCAAAATCATTCCTGTCAGTAGCAGACCCCTCAGCAGGGCAGTTTTTCAGCAACCTTTGGCTTATAACTGGTCACCTATGACTACTCACTCGTCTTTTACTAAagtaactgttcaaaataacacACAAGAATACAATGAAGTGGTAAGACTTTTCAAAACAACTACGCAAAAGAGGTTCAAAGTTACTCAAATAGAACGAATACAAAATCCATATCTACTAGGCTGTTACTTACTGAAGAAGTCTGAGATGGAAAGCCAGCAAATCTATTCCGTGGAGGAGATGAGACTTTTCCATGGCACAAACAAAAGTAATGTTCAGAGTATTTGCGAAAATAACTTCAACTGGAGAATGCACGGTGGAAGCACTGGAAATAGATTTGGtaaaggagtgtcattttctccAATTTCATACTATGCCAGCCACTATTCTGATAAGAATGCAACAGAGAAGGTTATGTTCCTTGTCAGAGTGCTTGTCTCAAATAGTTGTATAGGAAATGGAAACATGAATATTCCTCCACTTATAGATAACGTATACAACCTCAACAACACACTGCGTTGTGATACAGCACAAAAATCTAATGGACATGTGATTGTGAAATTCTGTGACAATGAGTACTATCCAgaatatttaatacattacacaGTAGGTCCAGTCACTGAACGTCCTACTCGTGTTGATTATGATGCttatgactatgatgatgattattaa
- the PolI gene encoding DNA polymerase iota, protein MDELAHSMDFCSINNHVRTIIHIDIDCFYAQVEMIKNPSLRGCPLGVQQKNIIVTSNYVAREFGIKKCMLVSEGLKLCPQLVLVRGEDLSDYRQVSAKITSLLHKFSSQVEKLGLDENFVDVTNLVSERLEGSCSYAQNVTGCVYGDLDEKCECGCRNRLCVGSHIASEIRSEIKDVLGITCCAGIAHNKLLAKLVCATHKPNDQTTIFPCNALALLSNLENVRSIPGIGHCMYETLQSLGISSVGELRNCNLTSLQKALGNDIAIRIKKLSYGIDDSPVKPTGKPQSIGLEDGFRKISLESEVKDKLATLLHRLIKLLSQDSRIPGSIRVTVRKYDSTQKYGHRESRQCNIAPSFFKNNTSNGSNPITPKSTEKLMALIMQLFHKMVNISKPFHLTLLGLAFTKFQERKTGRSSIASFLTNDISVQSVLSFKSVSTGAEKMEYSSINSSPLINMERSGSESEPEPSPKKTRTDIWIPRCKKRLSTDDDECVPNKRLSENSAGCSVDRYLEDFVCSTQKYDKEQESGSMIEESTSIGVSEFFESSPSNSSEVEKMENESNFLCPDDVDTDVFNALPQELKEELLEEWNKRRRQISPVPHSRLVTATAKPKQKSILQFCISNK, encoded by the coding sequence ATGGATGAGCTCGCCCATTCAATGGATTTCTGTTCCATTAACAATCATGTAAGGACAATAATCCATATAGACATCGACTGTTTCTATGCTCAAGTTGAGATGATCAAGAATCCATCTTTAAGAGGATGTCCACTAGGAGTTCAACAGAAGAATATTATTGTGACAAGTAATTATGTAGCAAGAGAATTCGGAATTAAGAAGTGTATGCTAGTTAGTGAAGGACTTAAACTGTGCCCGCAATTGGTGTTGGTGCGAGGTGAAGATTTAAGTGATTATAGACAAGTGTCTGCTAAAATTACTAGTTTGTTACACAAATTCAGTTCCCAGGTTGAAAAATTAGGACTAGATGAAAACTTCGTGGATGTTACAAATTTGGTTTCTGAAAGATTGGAAGGTAGTTGTTCTTATGCACAAAATGTGACAGGTTGTGTTTATGGTGACTTAGATGAGAAATGTGAATGTGGTTGTAGAAACAGATTGTGTGTCGGTTCTCATATTGCTAGTGAGATCAGAAGTGAAATCAAGGATGTGTTGGGTATTACGTGCTGCGCAGGGATCGCTCACAATAAACTGCTTGCAAAATTGGTGTGTGCAACACACAAACCGAATGATCAAACTACCATATTTCCTTGTAATGCTTTAGCCCTATTGTCAAATCTCGAAAATGTTAGAAGCATTCCTGGAATCGGTCACTGCATGTACGAAACTTTGCAGTCGCTTGGTATTTCAAGCGTTGGAGAGCTTAGAAATTGCAACCTAACATCACTGCAGAAAGCTTTAGGCAATGACATTGCGATTCGCATTAAGAAACTAAGCTATGGTATTGATGATTCGCCTGTAAAACCGACTGGGAAACCTCAATCCATAGGTCTCGAAGACGGGTTTAGAAAAATAAGTTTAGAGAGTGAggtgaaagataagttagccacTCTTCTACATAGACTTATAAAATTATTGTCTCAAGATAGTAGAATTCCCGGATCTATCCGTGTAACAGTGCGTAAATATGATAGCACTCAGAAATACGGTCATAGAGAaagtagacagtgtaatatagctCCATCTTTTTTCAAGAATAATACTTCTAATGGAAGTAATCCTATTACACCGAAATCCACAGAAAAACTTATGGCATTGATTATGCAACTTTTTCATAAAATGGTTAATATATCTAAACCTTTTCACCTCACGTTACTCGGTTTAGCATTCACTAAATTCCAAGAACGTAAAACTGGCAGGAGTTCAATTGCTTCTTTTCTGACTAATGACATTTCTGTGCAGTCTGTATTAAGTTTCAAAAGCGTATCTACAGGAGCAGAAAAGATGGAATATTCATCCATAAATTCTTCGCCTCTTATTAACATGGAACGATCGGGTTCGGAGTCAGAACCAGAACCATCTCCAAAAAAGACGCGAACAGATATATGGATACCTCGGTGTAAAAAGCGACTTTCAACTGACGATGACGAATGTGTGCCCAACAAACGTTTGTCTGAAAATTCTGCAGGATGTTCCGTTGATAGGTATTTGGAAGACTTTGTATGCAGCACACAAAAATATGATAAGGAACAAGAATCAGGATCTATGATAGAGGAGTCCACAAGCATCGGAGTTTCAGAATTTTTCGAGAGCTCTCCATCGAACTCTTCTGAAGTTGAGAAAATGGAGAATGAAAGTAATTTTCTGTGTCCTGATGACGTGGACACAGATGTTTTCAACGCACTACCACAAGAATTAAAGGAAGAATTATTGGAGGAATGGAATAAGAGAAGACGCCAGATTTCTCCAGTTCCCCACTCCAGACTGGTCACAGCAACTGCAAAACCAAAGCAAAAGTCCATTTTGCAATTCTGCATTTCAAATAAGTGA